One Pseudoalteromonas sp. UG3-2 DNA window includes the following coding sequences:
- a CDS encoding DUF3718 domain-containing protein, with protein MKLLNILFVSSIAFVGSVSAADFVAADNSRATQVCMSVVKDNKVHLLNTLRETHLNKREVKEKLHCNDIPVAKFAARYGFAQSAEYLGVTNTKTSIQDIAMLPSSTLVISGSK; from the coding sequence ATGAAACTGTTAAACATCTTATTTGTATCTTCTATTGCGTTCGTCGGTTCTGTTTCTGCTGCGGATTTTGTTGCCGCGGATAACAGTAGAGCGACCCAAGTGTGCATGTCGGTGGTCAAAGACAATAAAGTACACCTCTTAAACACGCTAAGAGAAACACACTTGAATAAACGGGAAGTTAAAGAAAAGCTGCACTGTAATGATATTCCAGTTGCTAAGTTTGCTGCTCGCTATGGTTTTGCTCAATCAGCTGAATATTTAGGTGTTACTAATACTAAGACCAGTATTCAAGATATTGCTATGTTACCTAGCAGTACTTTGGTGATTTCGGGTTCGAAATAA
- a CDS encoding amidohydrolase, with amino-acid sequence MVKFAPSIVVAAVAAALLGCQDNGPAKEKVSIEKNPYPSTYTPVPAKSTLIRNATVLTGTGEKLEQGDVYMVDGKIQQVGKDLTVDADVTIDAEGKWVTPGIIDVHSHLGAYPSPSVESHSDGNEMVNPNTSQVWVEHSVWPQDPGFNRAREGGITTLQILPGSANLFGGRGVTLKNVPSPTMQGMKFPEAPYGLKMACGENPKRVYGSKGVAPYTRMGNMAGYREAWAEATEYKRAWEQYEAEYAAGLNPDAPSRDIKFDTLRGVLDGEILIHNHCYKAEEMAMMIDLSKEFGYHAGTFHHGIEAYKVADLLAENGNCAALWPDWWGFKMEAYDMVQENVAIVDAVKNSCAVVHSDSDTTIQRLNHEAAKVMYTANQSGFDINEAHAIKWITANAAKSLGVDDKTGSLEQGKQADVVIWNSNPFSVYSQAEQVFIDGGKVYDRDDEKYQAVSDFMLGQK; translated from the coding sequence ATGGTAAAATTCGCTCCTTCCATAGTCGTTGCCGCCGTGGCCGCAGCGCTTCTGGGTTGTCAAGACAATGGCCCAGCAAAAGAAAAAGTGTCCATAGAAAAAAATCCTTACCCTAGCACCTACACCCCAGTTCCTGCAAAATCAACCTTGATCCGCAATGCCACCGTGTTAACCGGCACCGGTGAAAAGCTAGAGCAGGGCGATGTGTATATGGTGGATGGCAAGATCCAACAAGTAGGTAAAGACTTAACGGTTGATGCTGATGTCACCATTGATGCCGAAGGTAAATGGGTAACTCCGGGGATTATTGATGTGCACTCTCACTTAGGTGCTTATCCAAGTCCAAGTGTTGAATCGCATAGCGATGGTAATGAGATGGTGAACCCAAATACATCGCAAGTATGGGTTGAGCACTCAGTATGGCCTCAAGACCCTGGATTCAATCGAGCGCGCGAAGGCGGGATCACCACACTGCAAATCTTACCCGGCTCTGCCAACCTGTTTGGTGGTCGTGGTGTAACGCTGAAAAACGTTCCTTCACCCACCATGCAAGGTATGAAATTTCCTGAAGCGCCTTATGGTTTGAAAATGGCGTGTGGTGAAAACCCCAAACGCGTTTACGGCTCAAAGGGTGTCGCGCCTTATACTCGAATGGGTAACATGGCCGGTTACCGTGAAGCGTGGGCAGAAGCAACCGAATACAAACGTGCTTGGGAACAGTATGAAGCCGAGTACGCAGCAGGTCTAAACCCAGATGCACCATCACGTGATATTAAGTTTGATACCTTGCGTGGCGTATTAGATGGTGAAATCCTCATTCATAACCACTGCTACAAAGCAGAAGAAATGGCAATGATGATTGACCTATCTAAAGAGTTTGGTTATCACGCCGGTACTTTCCACCATGGTATTGAAGCCTATAAAGTCGCCGATCTATTAGCCGAAAATGGCAACTGTGCGGCACTTTGGCCAGATTGGTGGGGCTTTAAAATGGAAGCCTACGACATGGTGCAAGAGAACGTTGCCATTGTCGATGCGGTGAAAAACTCTTGTGCAGTGGTGCACTCGGATTCCGACACCACGATTCAACGCCTAAATCACGAGGCTGCTAAAGTGATGTATACCGCCAATCAGTCTGGCTTTGATATCAACGAAGCTCACGCGATTAAGTGGATCACAGCAAACGCTGCGAAGTCACTGGGCGTAGACGATAAAACGGGCTCTTTAGAGCAGGGTAAACAGGCAGATGTTGTGATTTGGAATAGCAATCCTTTCAGTGTCTATTCACAGGCTGAGCAGGTATTTATTGATGGTGGTAAAGTGTACGACCGCGATGACGAAAAATACCAAGCTGTTAGCGATTTTATGTTAGGCCAAAAGTAA
- a CDS encoding amidohydrolase family protein translates to MKTMKLTMIASALLSSSAALAQITAITNATIHTASDKGVLEGATVVIEDGKIKAINPENVSADTTIDGSGKVITPGFIGTMNQLGLVEVGAVAASRDAGDDDAGVDFDTSSAFNPRSSLIAYARKGGITQNLVTPWGGKSEFAGLGFVADLSGDFGSVTDKHTALVVKLGAKSKGSRAKALDNVVNKLTAHQQKLDKAEDKEKDSKPSNEEQVLSAVLAGEMPVVVWVSRASDILEVIKLKQQFGLDLIIAGADDAVVVADELAAAEVPVIISAVSNLPTSFDSLHAHLENAGKLEAAGVNVILSIGGDASHNLYQLRFDAGIAVANGMSYEGAIKAITATPAKVFGIDGGVIAAGKRADLVMWSADPFEYSTSIDKIWIEGEEVTTESRHDKLRERYTTDSDMPRAYTK, encoded by the coding sequence ATGAAAACCATGAAACTAACCATGATTGCCAGCGCTTTGTTGTCAAGCTCAGCAGCTCTTGCTCAGATCACTGCGATCACTAACGCTACCATTCACACCGCTTCAGATAAGGGCGTGCTTGAAGGCGCGACTGTGGTTATTGAAGATGGCAAGATAAAAGCCATTAACCCTGAAAACGTTTCTGCAGATACAACCATCGATGGCAGTGGCAAAGTTATCACTCCAGGGTTTATCGGCACGATGAACCAACTTGGCTTGGTGGAAGTAGGAGCGGTTGCCGCTTCTCGTGATGCCGGAGATGATGACGCGGGTGTTGATTTCGATACCAGCTCAGCGTTTAACCCACGTAGTAGCCTGATCGCCTATGCTCGCAAAGGTGGCATCACACAAAATCTAGTTACGCCTTGGGGCGGTAAAAGTGAATTTGCTGGTCTAGGTTTTGTCGCTGACCTATCAGGAGACTTTGGTAGTGTTACTGATAAGCACACTGCGTTGGTGGTTAAGTTAGGCGCCAAGAGCAAAGGTTCTAGAGCCAAAGCCCTTGATAACGTAGTAAATAAACTCACTGCGCATCAGCAAAAGCTAGACAAAGCCGAAGACAAAGAGAAAGACAGCAAACCTAGCAACGAAGAACAAGTACTAAGCGCGGTTCTAGCTGGTGAAATGCCTGTTGTTGTGTGGGTGTCTCGCGCTTCAGACATTCTAGAAGTGATTAAATTAAAGCAGCAATTTGGCCTTGATTTAATTATTGCCGGTGCTGACGATGCTGTGGTTGTTGCCGATGAATTGGCTGCGGCCGAAGTTCCTGTGATCATCAGTGCCGTGTCTAACCTACCTACAAGCTTTGACTCTTTGCATGCACATTTAGAGAATGCAGGAAAGTTAGAAGCCGCTGGGGTTAACGTCATCTTGTCAATTGGTGGTGATGCCAGTCACAACCTCTATCAACTGCGCTTTGATGCGGGTATTGCGGTTGCAAACGGCATGAGCTATGAAGGTGCAATCAAAGCCATTACAGCAACACCAGCAAAAGTATTTGGCATTGATGGTGGTGTAATTGCCGCCGGTAAGCGTGCTGATCTAGTGATGTGGAGTGCAGATCCGTTTGAGTACAGCACCAGCATTGATAAAATTTGGATTGAAGGTGAAGAAGTGACGACGGAATCACGTCATGACAAGCTCAGAGAGCGTTATACCACTGACTCTGATATGCCAAGAGCATACACTAAATAA
- a CDS encoding TusE/DsrC/DsvC family sulfur relay protein: MLELNGETIETDKQGYLLDYTLWSRELAPIIAEQENIELSEAHWEVIEFVRNFYLEYNTSPAIRMLVKAMAKALGEDKGNSIYLYKLFPKGPAKQATKIAGLPKPAKCI; encoded by the coding sequence ATGCTAGAACTAAACGGTGAAACCATTGAAACCGACAAACAAGGCTACTTATTAGACTATACCTTATGGTCTAGAGAGTTAGCCCCTATTATTGCCGAGCAAGAAAACATTGAACTCAGTGAAGCCCATTGGGAAGTGATAGAGTTTGTTAGAAACTTTTACTTAGAATACAACACCAGCCCAGCCATACGCATGTTGGTAAAGGCTATGGCAAAGGCATTGGGTGAAGACAAAGGAAACAGCATTTACTTGTACAAGTTGTTTCCGAAAGGGCCGGCAAAACAAGCAACGAAAATCGCTGGCTTACCCAAGCCGGCAAAATGCATTTAA
- a CDS encoding DsrH/TusB family sulfur metabolism protein — MSTLHIISSTAAAQALQYCAKDDVIVLCDDGCFTEQIIGQQPAKIVMLETCAQARGLDSQTTLELIDDSQWVELSCHCNNVITW, encoded by the coding sequence ATGAGTACACTTCATATTATCAGCTCTACTGCCGCCGCTCAGGCGTTACAATACTGCGCTAAAGACGACGTTATTGTATTGTGTGATGACGGTTGTTTTACTGAGCAAATCATCGGCCAACAGCCTGCTAAAATCGTGATGTTAGAGACATGCGCACAAGCTCGCGGACTGGATAGCCAAACAACACTCGAACTCATCGACGACAGCCAATGGGTCGAGTTGAGCTGCCACTGTAATAACGTAATAACTTGGTAA
- the tusC gene encoding sulfurtransferase complex subunit TusC, with the protein MSGNVLIISNKSPFDHAAIKEALDMALIYAAIDQEVSWLFTQHAVLALDAKLNPSMLGLKDSFKQLKTLEIYDVENVYVCAEALARFNLDSGNLSIPVIALESDAIRSLIAKQDMVVTL; encoded by the coding sequence ATGAGTGGTAATGTATTAATTATTTCAAATAAAAGTCCGTTTGATCATGCTGCTATTAAAGAAGCCTTAGACATGGCATTAATTTATGCCGCCATTGATCAAGAAGTGAGCTGGCTTTTTACCCAACACGCCGTATTGGCATTAGACGCTAAGTTGAACCCTAGTATGTTGGGTTTAAAAGACAGCTTCAAGCAGCTTAAAACGCTTGAGATATACGACGTTGAAAATGTCTATGTCTGTGCCGAAGCTCTGGCTCGATTTAACCTCGACAGTGGCAATTTAAGTATTCCTGTCATTGCCTTGGAAAGCGATGCTATTCGCTCTCTTATCGCCAAGCAAGACATGGTGGTGACACTATGA
- a CDS encoding DsrE family protein produces the protein MSQIALSVHFGVTAQSKLTLLERYVEAALSANHQISCIFLYQDGVYHASNKIAQAADELQTQAIWARFADLEIPLLLCVTAAEKRGLDTQDTAPFKVAGLAEFAMLSAAADKWVQFK, from the coding sequence TTGAGTCAAATCGCTTTATCGGTTCACTTTGGCGTCACAGCGCAATCTAAGTTAACCTTATTAGAACGCTACGTTGAAGCCGCGCTATCTGCAAACCATCAGATCAGTTGTATCTTTCTTTATCAAGATGGCGTTTACCATGCCAGTAATAAAATTGCTCAAGCGGCTGACGAGCTGCAGACACAGGCAATTTGGGCACGTTTTGCCGACTTGGAAATTCCATTATTGTTATGTGTTACTGCCGCAGAAAAACGTGGCCTTGATACCCAAGACACTGCCCCCTTTAAGGTGGCTGGACTGGCTGAGTTCGCCATGCTCTCGGCTGCGGCGGATAAATGGGTGCAATTTAAATGA
- a CDS encoding Bax inhibitor-1/YccA family protein, protein MAFNHSYNTAKPMMSTVETNKVLKNTYFLLAMTLAFSAVTAAISMTMTLPPFTGIVCSLVAFGLLFVIGKKANSSSAIGLVFLFTGLLGFGLGPMLNYYAAMPNGAMLIAQALGTTALIFFGLSAYALTTKKDFSFMGGFLTVGLIVVIISSLVNLFIGSSIAFMAINAAVVLIMSGFILYDTSRIINGGETNYVMATVSLYLSIYNLFTSILALLGASDD, encoded by the coding sequence ATGGCATTCAATCATTCATACAATACTGCAAAACCAATGATGTCGACGGTAGAAACGAATAAAGTGTTGAAAAACACTTATTTCCTTCTTGCCATGACATTGGCGTTTAGTGCAGTTACAGCGGCAATTTCAATGACAATGACCCTACCACCTTTCACTGGTATCGTCTGTTCATTGGTTGCTTTCGGTTTATTGTTTGTTATCGGTAAGAAAGCAAACTCATCTTCTGCTATTGGCTTGGTATTTCTGTTTACCGGTCTATTAGGTTTTGGCTTAGGCCCAATGCTGAACTACTACGCGGCAATGCCAAATGGCGCCATGCTTATTGCCCAGGCTTTAGGCACGACTGCGCTGATTTTCTTTGGCTTATCAGCGTATGCCCTAACCACCAAAAAAGACTTCTCATTTATGGGTGGCTTTTTAACGGTTGGCCTAATCGTAGTGATTATCTCTAGCTTAGTGAACTTGTTCATTGGCAGCAGCATCGCATTTATGGCGATTAATGCTGCAGTAGTACTTATTATGTCTGGTTTCATTTTGTATGACACTAGCCGTATCATCAATGGCGGTGAAACCAACTATGTAATGGCTACGGTAAGTTTGTACCTTAGCATTTATAATTTATTCACCAGTATCCTTGCTCTTTTGGGCGCGTCGGATGACTAA
- a CDS encoding GAF domain-containing protein, which translates to MQKQDFYHSLVKQAQGLISGEHNMIANMANLSALLFTSLEDINWAGFYLTDSDDELVLGPFQGNPACIRIPFGKGVCGTAAAQASTQLVADVHAFAGHIACDAASNSEIVIPVFKDDKVIAVLDIDSPSLARFDEQDKAGLEAFVRAFEETL; encoded by the coding sequence ATGCAAAAGCAAGATTTTTATCATTCACTGGTTAAGCAAGCTCAAGGTCTTATCAGTGGTGAACATAACATGATTGCCAATATGGCAAACCTGAGCGCTTTGTTATTCACTTCATTAGAAGACATCAACTGGGCGGGGTTTTACCTAACAGACAGCGATGACGAGCTGGTACTTGGCCCATTTCAAGGCAACCCGGCGTGCATTCGCATCCCGTTTGGTAAGGGCGTTTGTGGCACCGCAGCCGCGCAGGCCAGTACCCAACTTGTTGCTGATGTGCATGCTTTCGCAGGCCACATAGCATGTGATGCGGCGTCAAATTCAGAAATTGTCATTCCTGTATTTAAAGACGATAAAGTCATTGCTGTGCTAGACATTGATAGCCCTAGTCTGGCAAGATTTGATGAACAAGATAAAGCAGGGTTAGAAGCCTTTGTGCGCGCGTTTGAGGAAACGCTGTAA
- the proQ gene encoding RNA chaperone ProQ, protein METTNKLKDINEVLDFLFTEFPNCFKQKDGIKPLKVGIFKDIAERIEGSEKVSKTQVRQALRKYTSNWRYLEAVTKNEFRVDLDGNQAEKVEQEHVEHAEKALAESRAKMAKRKKPQRNPRDGDTKSYKKKPHGRDRQEQKRPKMNNKPAEAKPKRSGKVEPLPAEQVKVNNKVKVKLGQALVNATITEVKNDEVHVELVTGMQVKTKADSLFIQ, encoded by the coding sequence ATGGAAACCACAAACAAGCTAAAAGACATAAATGAAGTCCTGGACTTCTTATTTACCGAGTTCCCTAACTGCTTTAAGCAGAAGGATGGCATTAAGCCTCTTAAAGTCGGTATCTTCAAAGACATTGCCGAGCGCATCGAAGGCTCTGAAAAAGTCAGTAAGACTCAGGTGCGCCAAGCGCTTCGTAAGTACACCTCTAACTGGCGTTATTTAGAAGCCGTGACTAAAAACGAGTTCCGTGTTGACCTTGATGGCAATCAAGCAGAAAAGGTTGAACAAGAACACGTTGAGCATGCTGAAAAAGCCCTTGCTGAAAGCCGTGCGAAAATGGCAAAACGTAAGAAGCCGCAACGTAACCCACGTGATGGCGACACAAAATCTTACAAAAAGAAACCGCATGGCAGAGATCGCCAAGAGCAGAAGCGCCCTAAAATGAACAATAAGCCTGCTGAAGCAAAACCAAAGCGCAGCGGCAAAGTTGAACCTTTACCAGCCGAGCAGGTCAAGGTAAATAACAAAGTAAAAGTTAAGTTAGGCCAAGCGCTTGTTAATGCCACCATCACTGAAGTGAAAAACGATGAAGTGCATGTTGAGCTAGTGACAGGAATGCAGGTAAAAACCAAAGCAGACAGCCTATTTATCCAGTAA
- the prc gene encoding carboxy terminal-processing peptidase — protein sequence MSKKLPLISAVAAFVSSIAFASTSTVTIEDLPVLKPEVQHTTASKRVTNLFTRQHYKRFSLNDSLSEKVFDRYVEAIDFNKALLLQKDIAQFEQYRKQFDDALISGKLGFAYELFNLSMKRRFERYDFAVALLDQEMNFEQPDEFVFDREDASYATTVAELDEYWRQRVKSDALRLKLTGKEWPEIKEILTKRYKNAQKRLVQTNSEDAFQVIMNAFARSIEAHTSYLSPRRAEQFKMDMDLELEGIGAVLSYDEDYTVIRSLVPGGPADKTEKLKPEDKIIGVAQDDEEFVDVIGWRLDDVVDLIKGPKGTTVRLQYLSGTDTHGTPKVVEIVRDKVKLEDRAVKSEVFEADYSDLQSKIGVVEIPSFYNNLSQDVKTEIAKLKEAKVDGIIIDLRQNGGGSLYEATQLSGLFIDQGPVVQIHTAYNRVESQKDRDGITFYDGPLTVLVDRYSASASEIFAAAMQDYGRAVVIGEQTFGKGTVQQHRGLGKNYDIFDNPLGSVTYTIAKFYRIDGGSTQHKGVIPDVLLPSAIEPEEWGESQEDNALPWDSIVRAKYSSLDNLSPVVKYLNDRHNKRVKNEPEFAYIYQDIEQYKERKDDKTISLVEAERIKEREERDALMLKRANERLKRLGLEPVEDLDDAPDIVSELDPYLEEAALITQDLISYGRLAKNDS from the coding sequence ATGAGTAAAAAGTTGCCACTCATTTCCGCCGTAGCCGCTTTTGTATCGAGCATTGCCTTTGCCTCGACGAGCACTGTAACGATTGAGGACTTGCCTGTTCTCAAGCCCGAAGTGCAGCACACTACGGCAAGCAAACGGGTGACAAACTTATTTACTCGACAACACTACAAGCGCTTCAGCTTGAACGACAGTTTATCTGAAAAGGTATTTGATCGTTACGTTGAAGCGATTGACTTCAATAAAGCGTTGTTATTACAAAAAGATATTGCTCAGTTTGAGCAATATCGTAAGCAGTTCGACGACGCTTTGATCTCTGGCAAACTGGGTTTTGCTTATGAGCTGTTCAATTTAAGCATGAAGCGGCGCTTTGAGCGCTATGATTTCGCCGTAGCTCTGCTAGACCAAGAAATGAATTTTGAGCAACCTGATGAGTTTGTGTTTGATCGAGAAGACGCCAGTTATGCAACAACGGTGGCTGAGCTTGATGAATATTGGCGACAACGGGTTAAGTCTGATGCTTTACGCTTAAAGCTTACCGGTAAAGAATGGCCAGAAATCAAAGAAATTCTGACTAAGCGTTATAAAAATGCCCAGAAGCGATTGGTGCAAACCAACAGTGAAGATGCATTTCAAGTTATTATGAATGCCTTCGCTCGCAGTATCGAGGCGCATACTTCTTACTTATCGCCGCGTCGTGCCGAACAATTCAAAATGGACATGGATCTAGAGTTAGAAGGCATAGGTGCGGTATTAAGCTATGACGAAGATTACACTGTGATCCGTAGTTTAGTGCCTGGTGGTCCTGCTGATAAAACAGAAAAACTGAAGCCGGAAGATAAAATCATTGGCGTTGCTCAAGACGACGAAGAGTTTGTAGATGTTATCGGTTGGCGTTTAGATGACGTGGTCGATTTAATCAAAGGCCCCAAAGGCACCACAGTTAGGCTGCAGTATTTATCTGGTACTGATACCCACGGTACGCCCAAGGTGGTTGAAATCGTCCGTGATAAAGTCAAGCTTGAAGACCGTGCCGTGAAATCTGAGGTCTTTGAAGCCGATTATTCTGACCTACAAAGTAAAATTGGGGTGGTTGAAATCCCAAGTTTTTACAACAATCTGTCACAAGACGTAAAGACTGAGATTGCCAAGCTTAAAGAAGCCAAAGTTGATGGCATTATTATCGACCTGCGGCAAAATGGCGGTGGCTCTTTGTATGAAGCCACGCAATTATCAGGCTTGTTTATTGATCAAGGCCCCGTGGTACAAATTCATACCGCCTATAATCGCGTCGAAAGTCAAAAAGACCGTGACGGTATCACTTTCTACGATGGCCCATTAACGGTATTGGTCGACCGCTATAGCGCTTCGGCCTCTGAGATTTTTGCTGCGGCCATGCAAGATTATGGTCGTGCCGTTGTCATCGGTGAACAAACCTTTGGTAAAGGCACCGTGCAACAGCATCGCGGCCTAGGCAAAAATTATGATATTTTTGACAACCCATTGGGCAGCGTTACCTATACCATAGCTAAGTTCTACCGCATTGACGGTGGTAGTACACAGCACAAAGGTGTTATCCCAGACGTATTGTTGCCATCGGCTATCGAACCTGAAGAGTGGGGCGAAAGCCAAGAAGACAATGCCCTGCCATGGGACAGCATTGTCAGAGCTAAGTATTCCAGTTTGGACAACTTATCGCCGGTGGTGAAGTATCTTAATGACAGACACAATAAACGGGTTAAAAACGAACCTGAGTTTGCCTATATTTATCAAGATATTGAACAGTACAAAGAACGTAAAGACGATAAGACCATCTCCTTAGTCGAGGCGGAGCGCATTAAAGAACGTGAAGAAAGAGATGCACTGATGTTGAAACGGGCAAACGAGCGCTTAAAGCGACTGGGCTTAGAGCCAGTTGAAGATCTCGATGATGCCCCAGACATTGTTTCTGAGCTGGACCCCTATCTAGAAGAGGCGGCGTTAATTACGCAAGACCTTATCTCCTATGGTCGTTTAGCAAAAAACGACTCATAA
- the nhaC gene encoding Na+/H+ antiporter NhaC: MKQQKQPSFIDALIPISLLVALLGAAVYLYGDSSSSGPNQIALLFATFTAALIGLKNGYTWKTLEEAMIKGITISLGAIIILLMVGALIGTWLLSGTVPTLIYYGLQIINPSWFYAASCLICGIVAMSIGSSWTTAATIGVALLGVATGLGLDQVVTAGAVISGAYFGDKLSPLSETTNLAPAVAGSDLFEHIQHMLWTTVPSFIIALIIFIFMGFNAEVSSEAGRIEEIVSILEANFNINIMMLVPLIVLLALAIKKMPAFPAISIGAVMGAVWAVLFQGELIASQIDGSQGELIGQVKLVWATFFDGFSLQTGDSNMDDLLSGGGMSSMLTTTWLVMTALMFGAIMEKTGLLDVFVRSILKIAKSTGSLIASTIATCIGTNLVAADQYIAIVVPGRMFKEEYKKRGLKSVNLSRTLEDGGTITSPLIPWNTCGAYMQSVLLINPFDYAMYAFFNLINPFLAVIYAYLGVKILKIDPPHMTAEKQN; this comes from the coding sequence TTGAAACAACAAAAACAACCGTCATTTATCGATGCCTTAATTCCAATTTCGTTGTTGGTGGCATTACTTGGGGCCGCTGTTTACTTATATGGTGACAGTTCTTCATCTGGCCCAAATCAAATTGCATTATTATTTGCAACCTTCACTGCAGCCTTAATCGGCTTGAAAAATGGCTATACCTGGAAAACCCTTGAAGAAGCAATGATCAAAGGGATCACCATTTCACTCGGTGCCATTATTATTCTTCTTATGGTCGGGGCCTTGATTGGTACTTGGCTGTTATCGGGGACTGTACCAACACTCATTTATTATGGCTTACAGATTATCAACCCCAGCTGGTTTTACGCGGCGAGCTGCTTAATATGTGGCATTGTGGCTATGAGCATTGGTAGCTCTTGGACTACTGCAGCCACCATTGGTGTTGCCTTGCTGGGAGTTGCCACTGGTTTGGGTTTAGATCAAGTTGTTACGGCAGGGGCGGTTATTTCTGGCGCTTACTTTGGCGACAAACTAAGCCCCTTATCTGAAACCACTAATTTGGCTCCAGCGGTCGCTGGCAGCGATTTATTTGAGCACATTCAGCACATGCTTTGGACCACGGTACCAAGCTTTATTATTGCGCTGATTATCTTTATTTTTATGGGCTTTAACGCTGAGGTATCCAGTGAAGCGGGGCGCATAGAAGAAATCGTTTCTATCCTTGAGGCCAATTTTAATATCAACATCATGATGTTGGTGCCGCTTATTGTGTTATTGGCGTTAGCGATTAAAAAAATGCCTGCTTTTCCAGCCATTTCAATTGGTGCCGTAATGGGGGCTGTGTGGGCGGTGCTGTTCCAAGGGGAGCTCATTGCAAGCCAAATTGATGGCAGTCAAGGTGAGCTTATCGGCCAAGTAAAATTGGTGTGGGCAACGTTTTTTGACGGCTTTAGCTTGCAAACCGGTGATAGCAACATGGACGACTTACTGAGCGGTGGCGGAATGTCATCGATGCTAACCACCACTTGGTTGGTGATGACGGCATTAATGTTTGGTGCCATTATGGAAAAAACCGGCTTATTGGATGTGTTTGTGCGCAGCATACTTAAAATCGCGAAAAGCACAGGCTCCCTTATCGCTTCTACTATCGCTACGTGTATCGGTACCAACTTAGTGGCGGCCGATCAGTATATTGCCATTGTGGTGCCGGGGCGTATGTTTAAAGAAGAATATAAAAAGCGCGGCCTGAAAAGCGTCAACCTGTCACGCACACTCGAAGATGGTGGTACCATCACCAGTCCGCTGATCCCGTGGAATACTTGTGGTGCCTATATGCAAAGCGTCCTGCTAATTAACCCATTTGATTACGCTATGTATGCCTTTTTCAATCTGATCAATCCGTTTTTAGCGGTCATTTATGCATACCTTGGAGTGAAAATTTTAAAAATTGACCCACCGCATATGACAGCTGAAAAACAGAACTAA